In a genomic window of Fibrobacterota bacterium:
- a CDS encoding acyltransferase produces MGCFVAGRHITIGDHSVINRGTYLDGRHPLRIGSNVSVSAECYILTLDHRVDSPDFAAEPGPVSIGDYAWLGARAMILPGVELGEGAVVGAGAVVTKSVAPYAIVAGVPAKPIGERPRGLRYTLKYFPLFNSDVTLP; encoded by the coding sequence ATGGGCTGCTTCGTCGCGGGGCGGCACATTACCATCGGCGATCATTCGGTGATCAATCGGGGAACCTATCTGGACGGCCGCCATCCGCTGCGCATCGGGAGTAACGTGAGCGTTTCCGCCGAGTGCTATATCCTGACCTTGGATCATCGCGTGGATAGCCCGGACTTCGCGGCCGAGCCGGGCCCGGTTTCCATCGGCGACTACGCCTGGCTGGGGGCCCGGGCCATGATCCTGCCCGGGGTGGAGTTGGGCGAAGGGGCGGTGGTCGGAGCCGGGGCCGTGGTGACCAAGTCGGTGGCGCCTTATGCCATCGTGGCGGGGGTGCCGGCCAAGCCCATCGGGGAGCGGCCCCGGGGCCTTCGCTATACGCTGAAGTATTTTCCCTTGTTCAATTCGGATGTGACCCTGCCATGA
- a CDS encoding class I SAM-dependent methyltransferase, with protein sequence MNTHVENLARSLVRRSPLLMSLSFRARGIRPLDSLAELDAFFDECMRGSQEVTAEALERMTKAYLKVPKAIKIPGDPFSPEYRKAQHDLYALIAGRPYEFQNEATGFDFEAVKNDFFPYNTGSGAFVGEQLLKQGFAIRNVHLPRGSRIVEFGAGWGNLTVQLALMGYRMTAVELNPPSIALMAHRAGLHGKTISFAQQDMLEFAETTRETFDAALFLASFHHSLDHQKLAENLGRILSPRGEIYFADEPIAPVGSPVMPYPWGLRLEAASLYYVRRHGWMELGFQAGYFKELLARTGWGHRIVPSEIRGVPDLWIATRKTA encoded by the coding sequence ATGAATACCCATGTCGAGAATCTGGCCCGCTCCCTGGTTCGGCGCTCGCCCCTGTTGATGTCCCTCTCTTTCCGGGCGCGGGGGATACGGCCCTTGGATAGCTTGGCCGAGCTGGACGCCTTCTTCGACGAATGCATGCGGGGATCCCAGGAGGTCACGGCCGAAGCCCTCGAACGCATGACCAAGGCCTACCTGAAGGTGCCGAAGGCGATCAAAATCCCCGGCGATCCTTTTTCACCCGAATACCGGAAGGCCCAGCACGATTTATACGCTCTGATCGCGGGCCGTCCTTATGAGTTCCAGAACGAGGCCACCGGCTTCGATTTCGAGGCCGTGAAAAACGATTTCTTTCCTTACAATACCGGGAGCGGCGCCTTCGTGGGCGAGCAATTGCTGAAGCAGGGGTTCGCCATCCGCAACGTCCATCTGCCCCGCGGCTCGCGCATCGTGGAATTCGGCGCCGGCTGGGGTAACCTCACGGTGCAGTTGGCGTTGATGGGCTACCGCATGACGGCGGTGGAATTGAATCCGCCTTCCATCGCCCTGATGGCGCACCGCGCGGGCTTGCATGGCAAGACCATTTCCTTCGCCCAGCAGGATATGCTGGAGTTCGCGGAAACCACGCGGGAAACCTTCGACGCGGCGCTGTTCCTGGCTTCCTTCCATCATTCCCTCGATCATCAGAAATTGGCCGAGAACCTGGGGCGCATCTTGTCGCCTCGGGGCGAAATCTATTTCGCGGATGAGCCGATCGCGCCGGTAGGCAGCCCCGTAATGCCGTATCCATGGGGATTGCGGCTGGAGGCGGCCAGCCTATACTACGTGCGCCGCCATGGCTGGATGGAACTCGGCTTCCAGGCCGGCTACTTCAAGGAACTGCTCGCTCGAACCGGTTGGGGCCATCGCATCGTCCCTTCGGAAATCCGCGGCGTACCCGATCTCTGGATCGCGACGCGCAAGACCGCTTAG
- a CDS encoding glycosyltransferase family 4 protein: MTGILFDGRWVRPGMTGVGRYAYNILRSGAIPRSECGLILAEGSPYASEFAGYRIFPSRMDLTDHPATDWFEQVGIPALCRRQGFTSFVSFEGRVPALHPGLATFPVIHDLSYRLAKGSHSRKYSFFLGLHAALNRRFATAIVTVSESVRADLIRELRAPPGRILVVPNAGSRLEEHEPHPVPGLTTPYFLVVGVTNPRKDLPTALAAFNRLREKHPALRLAVTGDAKLIAAGLIAIPATGVLNLGFVDEGSLRALYAGAAGLVFPSRHEGFGIPLVDAVEAGCPVLCSDIPVFREVMERGAFYFPPGDAPSLAHAMEAVLAGARPAGEPPRGKYSWENSAQALLDGIAARRK; encoded by the coding sequence ATGACCGGAATCCTCTTCGATGGCCGTTGGGTGCGCCCGGGCATGACGGGCGTGGGCCGCTATGCCTACAACATCCTGCGCAGCGGCGCCATCCCCCGTTCCGAATGCGGCCTCATCCTGGCCGAGGGCTCCCCTTACGCCTCCGAGTTCGCCGGATACCGCATCTTCCCTTCCCGGATGGACCTGACTGATCATCCCGCCACCGATTGGTTCGAACAGGTCGGCATCCCCGCCCTTTGCCGTCGCCAGGGTTTCACCAGCTTCGTGTCCTTCGAGGGCCGCGTCCCGGCCCTGCATCCCGGCCTCGCCACTTTCCCGGTGATCCATGACCTCTCTTACCGCTTGGCGAAGGGATCCCATTCCCGCAAATACTCCTTCTTCTTAGGGCTGCATGCCGCCCTCAATCGGCGTTTCGCCACCGCCATCGTAACCGTCTCGGAGTCGGTTCGCGCCGATCTCATCCGGGAGCTCCGGGCGCCGCCCGGGCGCATCCTGGTGGTCCCCAATGCCGGAAGCCGCCTGGAAGAACATGAGCCGCATCCCGTCCCCGGCCTGACGACGCCTTACTTTCTGGTGGTGGGCGTAACCAATCCGCGCAAAGATCTCCCCACCGCCCTAGCCGCCTTCAACCGGCTGCGCGAGAAGCATCCCGCCTTACGCCTGGCGGTAACCGGCGATGCGAAATTGATCGCGGCCGGGCTCATCGCTATTCCCGCAACGGGCGTCCTGAACCTGGGATTCGTCGACGAGGGGAGCTTGCGGGCCCTTTACGCGGGGGCCGCCGGCCTGGTCTTCCCATCGCGCCATGAAGGCTTCGGCATCCCCTTGGTCGATGCGGTGGAAGCCGGTTGTCCGGTCCTTTGCAGCGACATCCCCGTCTTCCGGGAAGTCATGGAACGGGGGGCCTTTTACTTCCCTCCCGGCGATGCGCCGTCCTTGGCGCATGCCATGGAAGCCGTACTCGCGGGGGCCCGCCCCGCAGGCGAGCCACCGCGGGGCAAATATTCCTGGGAGAATTCCGCCCAAGCGTTATTGGACGGGATCGCAGCTCGCCGGAAATGA
- a CDS encoding glycosyltransferase family 2 protein, with the protein MKASFLIVNWNTRELTSQAVSSIQAFEAKGANPDAPRDFEIIVVDNASADGSAAHLRERFPGITVIANETNLGFARANNIGAQAARGDWLVLFNSDAYLTEPILPTLLAAAAVKGRECLLTCRLRYGDGSPQLSALPFPTLAGYFRELFSDTLAARKRLLDAQARDPADVVPVDWITGALLMVPRRLYLELDGLHPGIFMYAEDVDFSRKAEKRGVSRYLVKTVSAVHLGGASIDHLSFRSLRLTDDGRLAYFRAWHGRAGAFGLRFIFLARSLSRMAFFTAAGLARGDRKLLDKAGVHLRGVLHLALGI; encoded by the coding sequence CCTTCCTCATCGTCAATTGGAATACCCGGGAGCTGACTTCCCAAGCCGTCTCTTCCATCCAGGCATTCGAAGCGAAAGGCGCGAACCCCGATGCCCCGCGCGATTTCGAGATCATCGTGGTGGACAACGCCTCCGCCGATGGAAGCGCGGCGCATCTGCGGGAACGCTTTCCGGGCATCACCGTCATCGCCAATGAAACCAATCTCGGCTTCGCGCGGGCCAATAACATCGGGGCGCAAGCCGCCCGCGGCGACTGGCTCGTACTCTTCAACTCCGATGCCTACCTGACCGAGCCCATCCTCCCGACCTTGCTAGCCGCCGCCGCGGTCAAAGGCAGGGAGTGCCTCCTCACCTGCCGATTGAGGTACGGGGATGGTTCCCCCCAATTGAGCGCCCTGCCCTTCCCCACCCTCGCCGGTTATTTCCGCGAACTCTTCTCCGACACCCTGGCCGCGCGCAAGCGCCTGTTGGACGCGCAGGCGCGCGACCCGGCCGACGTGGTTCCGGTGGACTGGATCACCGGGGCCCTCCTGATGGTTCCGCGCCGGCTTTATCTGGAGTTGGACGGCCTTCATCCCGGCATCTTCATGTACGCCGAAGACGTGGACTTCAGCCGCAAAGCGGAAAAGCGCGGGGTGTCGCGTTACCTGGTAAAGACGGTTTCGGCGGTGCATTTGGGCGGCGCCAGCATCGACCATCTTTCCTTCCGTTCCCTCCGCCTCACCGACGACGGGCGCCTGGCTTATTTCCGGGCTTGGCACGGCCGCGCCGGAGCCTTCGGCCTACGCTTCATTTTCCTGGCCCGCTCCCTTTCCCGCATGGCTTTTTTCACGGCCGCCGGCCTCGCCCGCGGCGATCGTAAGCTTTTGGACAAGGCAGGCGTGCATTTGCGTGGAGTCCTCCACTTGGCATTAGGGATATGA